The DNA sequence GACTATGAAAATATTACTTTATACATAAATAAAGCAACCGGTTTTATTTCAACGGTTGCTTTATTTTAACACTTTTTCATAAAGAGGTAGATAGTTTACCTATATTAACTGATATTAACTGACCTGGATTTTCCGGTTATTCTTACATACAACAAGTTCAACTGCATTTGTCAATACGTCAGTATAACTATAAGAAACTCTTCTAGTCATTTCATACTCATTTTCAAACCTGATGGTAAAAATACTCGGGTAAGTATTTTCTATAACACCTTCCCTTATACAAAATTTTTTTCTTCCCTTATTTGATTTTAACTGTACTCTTTCACCGATACAGGTTTCAATGTTTCTCTTTATCTGAATAAGATCACTTTTTTCAGCCATTACATCACCTCATCATTAGTTTGTTAATATTATATCATATTAAATTTAAAAAGTCAAAAAAAAAGTAAAATATTATAACAATTTATAAT is a window from the Bacillota bacterium genome containing:
- a CDS encoding Veg family protein; this translates as MAEKSDLIQIKRNIETCIGERVQLKSNKGRKKFCIREGVIENTYPSIFTIRFENEYEMTRRVSYSYTDVLTNAVELVVCKNNRKIQVS